One region of Camelina sativa cultivar DH55 chromosome 6, Cs, whole genome shotgun sequence genomic DNA includes:
- the LOC109133348 gene encoding uncharacterized protein LOC109133348 — protein sequence MLHELSSRVHRATSSAPNLDRVLEEVQRSPFTARISRVRIHYVNKFKFAPYNGLDDPKPFLTSMSVAIGRAHFSEEEYEAGCCHYHELTTAFLQHHSTFMIRGASNADLWNMFQQNNESLREFMERFKRIVSKLSIADDTTISALRNALTHGSRFREDIIIHEPLSLEDALHRANRYIELDEESASRANRPLPEPPTSKSAKGKEKAQDEHHEPRQHFDKEYADKLEKXKKQRKLERSLLAIRTPKKYCDYHKRAGHTTEECRTLQQILLDKFKGGHIDVEHERRLTTAHRDNQFFNPENENPSRQYNTAPAPQHSTEALPLPPPLA from the exons ATGCTCCACGAGCTCTCCTCGAGAGTACACCGGGCGACGAGCTCCGCTCCCAATCTCGATCGAGTACTGGAGGAAGTCCAGCGCTCGCCATTTACAGCACGGATCTCCCGCGTTCGCATTCATTACGTGAACAAATTCAAGTTCGCCCCGTATAATGGATTGGATGATCCAAAACCGTTCTTAACTTCAATGAGTGTTGCGATTGGCCGAGCTCATTTCAGCGAGGAGGAGTACGAAGCTGGCTGCTGCCA CTATCACGAGCTAACAACCGCTTTCCTACAACACCATTCCACGTTCATGATTCGAGGTGCCTCGAATGCCGACCTCTGGAACATGTTTCAACAAAACAACGAGTCACTCCGGGAATTCATGGAGAGATTCAAAAGAATAGTCTCGAAACTCTCGATCGCTGACGACACAACAATCTCAGCTCTCCGTAATGCTCTTACTCACGGTTCCCGATTTCGGGAAGACATTATCATCCACGAACCCCTATCCCTGGAAGATGCGTTACACCGCGCCAACAGGTACATCGAGCTGGACGAAGAAAGCGCATCGAGAGCGAACCGACCATTGCCAGAACCGCCAACCTCAAAGTCGGCCAAAGGAAAGGAAAAGGCACAGGACGAGCATCATGAGCCTCGTCAGCACTTCGACAAGGAATACGCTGATAAGCTGGAAAAAGNgaaaaagcaaagaaagctcGAGCGTTCGCTGTTAGCAATCAGGACCCCCAAGAAGTACTGTGACTACCATAAACGAGCAGGGCATACCACTGAAGAATGCCGCACCCTCCAGCAAATACTGCTGGATAAATTCAAGGGAGGCCACATTGACGTCGAACACGAGCGACGACTAACAACGGCCCACAGggataatcaattttttaaccCTGAGAACGAGAACCCAAGTAGGCAGTACAACACAGCTCCCGCGCCACAGCACAGCACAGAGGCCCTACCCCTGCCCCCACCCCTAGCATAG
- the LOC104791866 gene encoding proline transporter 2 isoform X1 codes for MDTSESRNRKVTTVEKFDVELPETAHQISSDSWFQVSFVLTTGINSAYVLGYSGTVMVPLGWIGGVIGLLLATGISLYANSLVAKLHEFGGKRHIRYRDLAGFIYGKKMYRVTWGLQYVNLFMINCGFIILAGSALKAVYVLFRDDSLMKLPHFIAIAGVVCALFAIGIPHLSALGIWLGVSTILSIVYIVVAIVLSAKDGVNKPERDYTIQGSSINKLFTITGAAANLVFAFNTGMLPEIQATVKQPVVKNMMKALYFQFTVGVLPMYAVTFIGYWAYGSSTSTYLLNSVSGPVWVKALANICAFLQSVISLHIFASPTYEYMDTKYGVKGSPLALKNLLFRTVARGSYLAVSTLLSALLPFLGDFMSLTGAISTFPLTFILANHMYLVAMNDKLSLVQKLWHWLNVCVFGLMSLAAAIAAVRLISVDSKNFHVFADV; via the exons ATGGATACGAGTGAATCTAGGAACCGTAAAGTTACAACAGTAGAAAAGTTCGATGTCGAACTCCCTGAGACTGCTCATCAGATTAGCAGCG ATTCATGGTTTCAGGTATCATTTGTTCTAACAACCGGTATAAACAGTGCCTATGTGTTGGGATATTCCGGAACAGTCATGGTTCCTTTGGGTTGGATTGGTGGTGTGATTGGTCTCCTTCTTGCTACCGGAATCTCCCTTTATGCTAACTCTCTTGTCGCCAAGCTTCATGAGTTTGGTGGAAAGAGACACATTCGCTATAGAGATCTTGCAGGCTTCATCTATG GTAAAAAGATGTATCGTGTTACATGGGGATTGCAATATGTCAATCTTTTCATGATTAATTGTGGCTTCATCATACTTGCTGGTTCTGCCTTAAAG GCTGTTTATGTGCTTTTTAGAGATGACAGCTTGATGAAACTGCCACACTTTATCGCCATCGCGGGTGTTGTATGTGCCCTTTTCGCAATTGGTATTCCTCATTTATCAGCTCTTGGAATCTGGCTCGGTGTTTCAACAATCCTCAGCATAGTCTACATTGTTGTTGCAATAGTTCTATCAGCTAAAGATG GAGTAAACAAACCAGAAAGAGACTATACCATACAAGGATCATCAATAAACAAACTCTTTACCATAACAGGAGCAGCAGCAAATCTGGTTTTCGCATTCAATACGGGAATGCTCCCTGAAATACAG GCTACAGTGAAGCAACCGGTGGTTAAAAACATGATGAAGGCTCTGTATTTTCAATTCACTGTTGGTGTTTTACCAATGTATGCCGTTACATTCATCGGTTATTGGGCTTACGGGTCCTCGACATCGACTTATTTGTTAAACAGCGTCAGTGGACCTGTTTGGGTTAAAGCACTCGCTAACATTTGCGCTTTCTTACAGTCGGTTATCTCTTTACAT atttttgcTAGTCCGACTTATGAGTATATGGATACAAAGTACGGAGTCAAAGGAAGTCCATTGGCATTGAAGAATCTGTTGTTTAGAACAGTAGCACGAGGAAGCTACCTCGCGGTAAGCACACTTCTCTCTGCGCTATTGCCGTTTCTTGGAGATTTCATGAGCCTAACGGGAGCGATAAGCACGTTCCCTTTGACATTCATATTAGCGAATCACATGTATCTAGTTGCTATGAACGATAAGCTTAGTCTTGTGCAAAAGCTATGGCACTGGCTTAATGTTTGCGTCTTCGGATTAATGTCTCTTGCTGCTGCTATTGCTGCTGTTAGACTCATATCCGTTGATTCCAAAAACTTCCATGTTTTTGCTGATGTTTGA
- the LOC104791866 gene encoding proline transporter 2 isoform X2 — MSNSLRLLIRLAAVSFVLTTGINSAYVLGYSGTVMVPLGWIGGVIGLLLATGISLYANSLVAKLHEFGGKRHIRYRDLAGFIYGKKMYRVTWGLQYVNLFMINCGFIILAGSALKAVYVLFRDDSLMKLPHFIAIAGVVCALFAIGIPHLSALGIWLGVSTILSIVYIVVAIVLSAKDGVNKPERDYTIQGSSINKLFTITGAAANLVFAFNTGMLPEIQATVKQPVVKNMMKALYFQFTVGVLPMYAVTFIGYWAYGSSTSTYLLNSVSGPVWVKALANICAFLQSVISLHIFASPTYEYMDTKYGVKGSPLALKNLLFRTVARGSYLAVSTLLSALLPFLGDFMSLTGAISTFPLTFILANHMYLVAMNDKLSLVQKLWHWLNVCVFGLMSLAAAIAAVRLISVDSKNFHVFADV, encoded by the exons ATGTCGAACTCCCTGAGACTGCTCATCAGATTAGCAGCG GTATCATTTGTTCTAACAACCGGTATAAACAGTGCCTATGTGTTGGGATATTCCGGAACAGTCATGGTTCCTTTGGGTTGGATTGGTGGTGTGATTGGTCTCCTTCTTGCTACCGGAATCTCCCTTTATGCTAACTCTCTTGTCGCCAAGCTTCATGAGTTTGGTGGAAAGAGACACATTCGCTATAGAGATCTTGCAGGCTTCATCTATG GTAAAAAGATGTATCGTGTTACATGGGGATTGCAATATGTCAATCTTTTCATGATTAATTGTGGCTTCATCATACTTGCTGGTTCTGCCTTAAAG GCTGTTTATGTGCTTTTTAGAGATGACAGCTTGATGAAACTGCCACACTTTATCGCCATCGCGGGTGTTGTATGTGCCCTTTTCGCAATTGGTATTCCTCATTTATCAGCTCTTGGAATCTGGCTCGGTGTTTCAACAATCCTCAGCATAGTCTACATTGTTGTTGCAATAGTTCTATCAGCTAAAGATG GAGTAAACAAACCAGAAAGAGACTATACCATACAAGGATCATCAATAAACAAACTCTTTACCATAACAGGAGCAGCAGCAAATCTGGTTTTCGCATTCAATACGGGAATGCTCCCTGAAATACAG GCTACAGTGAAGCAACCGGTGGTTAAAAACATGATGAAGGCTCTGTATTTTCAATTCACTGTTGGTGTTTTACCAATGTATGCCGTTACATTCATCGGTTATTGGGCTTACGGGTCCTCGACATCGACTTATTTGTTAAACAGCGTCAGTGGACCTGTTTGGGTTAAAGCACTCGCTAACATTTGCGCTTTCTTACAGTCGGTTATCTCTTTACAT atttttgcTAGTCCGACTTATGAGTATATGGATACAAAGTACGGAGTCAAAGGAAGTCCATTGGCATTGAAGAATCTGTTGTTTAGAACAGTAGCACGAGGAAGCTACCTCGCGGTAAGCACACTTCTCTCTGCGCTATTGCCGTTTCTTGGAGATTTCATGAGCCTAACGGGAGCGATAAGCACGTTCCCTTTGACATTCATATTAGCGAATCACATGTATCTAGTTGCTATGAACGATAAGCTTAGTCTTGTGCAAAAGCTATGGCACTGGCTTAATGTTTGCGTCTTCGGATTAATGTCTCTTGCTGCTGCTATTGCTGCTGTTAGACTCATATCCGTTGATTCCAAAAACTTCCATGTTTTTGCTGATGTTTGA
- the LOC104791867 gene encoding 60S ribosomal protein L35a-4: MKGRQGERVRLYVRGTVLGYKRSKSNQYPNTSLVQIEGVNTQEEVNWYKGKRMAYIYKAKTKKNGSHYRCIWGKVARPHGNSGVVRAKFTSNLPPKSMGAKVRVFMYPSNI, encoded by the exons ATGAAGGGACGTCAAGGAGAGAGAGTTAG ATTGTATGTTCGAGGAACAGTCCTCGGTTACAAGAG GTCTAAGTCCAACCAATACCCCAACACTTCTCTCGTCCAGATTGAAGGAGTGAACACTCAAGAGGAGGTTAACTGGTACAAGGGAAAGCGTATGGCTTATATCTACAAggcaaagacaaagaagaacgGTTCTCACTACCGTTGCATATGGGGAAAGGTCGCTAGGCCTCATGGTAACAGCGGTGTTGTCCGTGCTAAGTTCACTTCAAACCTACCACCAAAGTCAATG GGAGCTAAAGTTAGAGTGTTCATGTACCCAAGCAACATATGA
- the LOC104791869 gene encoding uncharacterized protein LOC104791869 produces the protein MASRLGVSIGAALGSSHWDDGRRRRRDFSTSVNFTAPVTNGGSRRGNRSGVRILRVSNERAESYLDMWKNAVDREKKEKAFEKITENVVSVDGVKEQGGDLDKKSDEFQKILEVSVEERDRIQRLQVVDRAAAAISAAKAILASNSPGDGKEGFPDVDNTVSSDGVTETQKKGMWSRTVYVPRSETSGTETPGPDFWSWTPPQGSEISSNMNVDLQAVEKPAEFPTNPVLEKEKSAESLSIPYESMLSSERHSFTIPPFESLIEVRKEAETKPSSDEMSSTEHDLDDISSANAEEVARVLGSLDESSSSGVSEDGLKWWKQTGVEKRADGVVCRWTMIRGVTADGVVEWQDKYWEASDDFGFKELGSEKSGRDATGNVWREFWSESMSQENGVVHMEKTADKWGKSGQGDEWQEKWWEHYDATGKSEKWAHKWCSIDRNTPLDAGHAHVWHERWGEKYDGQGGSTKYTDKWAERWVGDGWDKWGDKWDENFNPSAQGVKQGETWWEGKHGDRWNRSWGEGHNGSGRVHKYGKSSSGEHWDTHVPQETWYERFPHFGFFHCFDNSVQLRAVKKPSDMS, from the exons ATGGCATCGCGTTTAGGTGTTTCTATAGGCGCCGCTTTGGGATCCTCTCACTGGGACGACGGAAGACGACGAAGACGTGACTTCTCCACTTCCGTGAATTTCACAGCACCGGTGACGAACGGGGGGAGCCGGAGAGGTAATAGAAGCGGTGTGAGGATTCTTAGGGTTTCTAATGAAAGAGCTGAATCGTACCTCGATATGTGGAAAAACGCCGTTGATCgcgagaagaaagagaaagcctTTGAGAAAATTACCGAGAATGTTGTATCCGTCGATGGTGTTAAAGAGCAAGGAGGTGATTTGGACAAGAAGAGTGATGAGTTTCAGAAGATTCTTGAAGTTTCTGTCGAGGAAAGAGATCGGATTCAGCGTCTGCAGGTCGTTGATCGTGCCGCTGCTGCCATCTCCGCTGCTAAAGCGATTCTTGCCTCTAACAGTCCCGGCGACGGGAAGGAAGGGTTTCCAGATGTTGACAACACTGTCTCAAGTGATGGAGTCACAGAGACtcaaaaaaaag GAATGTGGAGTAGAACAGTGTATGTGCCTCGGTCAGAAACTTCTGGGACTGAGACTCCAGGACCAGATTTTTGGTCTTGGACACCACCTCAAGGTAGTGAAATAAGTTCAAATATGAATGTGGACTTGCAGGCTGTGGAAAAGCCTGCTGAGTTTCCAACTAATCCTGttttggagaaagaaaaatcagCAGAGTCTCTTTCCATACCCTATGAGAGTATGCTTTCTTCTGAAAGACATAGCTTTACTATCCCGCCTTTTGAGTCTTTGATCGAGGTTCGAAAAGAGGCTGAGACAAAGCCCAGCTCTGACGAGATGTCATCGACAGAACATGACCTTGATGATATATCTTCAGCGAATGCGGAAGAAGTGGCTCGTGTACTTGGTAGTTTGGATGAGTCTTCATCTTCTGGAGTTAGTGAAGACGGGTTGAAGTGGTGGAAGCAAACGGGTGTAGAGAAAAGAGCTGATGGTGTGGTTTGTAGGTGGACAATGATACGTGGGGTTACTGCTGATGGTGTTGTTGAGTGGCAAGACAAGTATTGGGAGGCTTCTGATGATTTTGGGTTCAAGGAACTTGGTTCTGAGAAATCAGGACGTGATGCGACTGGAAACGTGTGGCGTGAGTTCTGGAGTGAGTCAATGAGCCAG GAGAATGGTGTTGTGCATATGGAGAAAACTGCAGACAAATGGGGAAAGAGTGGGCAAGGTGATGAATGGCAAGAGAAGTGGTGGGAGCATTATGATGCTACTGGAAAATCAGAAAAATGGGCTCATAAGTGGTGCAGCATTGACCGCAATACACCCCTTGATGCTGGCCATGCTCATGTCTGGCATGAAAG GTGGGGAGAGAAGTATGACGGACAAGGCGGAAGCACAAAGTACACAGACAAGTGGGCTGAACGGTGGGTAGGGGACGGTTGGGACAAATGGGGAGACAAATGGGACGAGAACTTTAACCCGAGCGCGCAAGGAGTGAAACAAGGTGAGACTTGGTGGGAAGGGAAGCACGGTGATAGATGGAACCGAAGTTGGGGAGAAGGTCACAACGGATCAGGACGGGTTCACAAATACGGGAAAAGCAGCAGCGGAGAACACTGGGACACACATGTGCCACAAGAAACTTGGTATGAGAGGTTCCCTCACTTTGGCTTCTTCCACTGTTTTGACAACTCTGTTCAGCTCCGTGCCGTTAAGAAGCCTTCTGATATGTcctag